A window from Myxocyprinus asiaticus isolate MX2 ecotype Aquarium Trade chromosome 37, UBuf_Myxa_2, whole genome shotgun sequence encodes these proteins:
- the LOC127428291 gene encoding interleukin-20-like — translation MKDSLFLRSLLVCTLLGCLCGTTQGRRLQLGNCIVNIHTHELRHHFQHIRQGMISGDNFKGIRLLKKEVLNSLQGEESCCFLKQLLHFYMDKVFISYTSSHSLHRRTTSVLANSFLSITKDLRVCHADANCECSEDAMLKLADIQTMYSKLDQTAGTVKAIGELDSLFEWLESFQHH, via the exons ATGAAGGATTCATTGTTCCTACGTAGCTTGCTTGTATGCACCCTGCTGGGTTGTCTGTGTGGCACAACACAGGGCCGGAGGCTTCAACTGGGCAACTGTATTGTTAACATTCACACTCATGAGCTCAGGCATCACTTCCAGCACATACGCCAAGGCATG ATTTCAGGAGATAACTTCAAGGGTATACGGTTACTTAAAAAAGAAGTGCTGAACAGTTTACAG GGTGAAGAAAGCTGTTGCTTCCTAAAGCAGCTGCTTCACTTCTACATGGATAAGGTTTTTATCAGCTACACCAGCAGCCATTCCCTACACCGCAGGACCACCAGTGTCCTAGCCAACTCCTTCCTCAGTATCACCAAGGACCTGCGAGTCTGC CATGCTGATGCAAACTGTGAGTGCAGTGAAGATGCCATGCTAAAACTCGCAGACATTCAAACCATGTACAGCAAG CTTGATCAAACAGCAGGAACCGTGAAGGCCATTGGAGAGCTGGACTCATTATTTGAATGGCTAGAAAGTTTTCAACACCACTGA
- the LOC127428286 gene encoding prolargin-like isoform X2: protein MTMKAGLAYCSLLFLLLIVDVSGQRKPKPVRPPSTKKPSAPKKPSSPDPKPELEPQEPTDFPPLILGPPSVFSDCPRECFCPPSYPNALYCENRNLRKIPIIPSRTHYLYLQNNYIDQVSADSFNNCTELKWINLGNNRIRSVEKQVFEKLPNLLYLYMERNQLKEVPNDLPVGLEQLRLSHNQISKIPPGAFNKMENLVLLDLHHNRISDSGLSKNIFKDLKNLVQLNLAHNILRKMPTNVPNSIFQLFLDRNNIEEIPKDYFKDFANLAFVRLNYNQLSDKGLPNTVFNVSSLLDLHLAHNKLSTVPMFNSELEQLHLNNNNIENVNGTEICPSNSYNLHDEDSAPKLRYLRLDGNHLSPPVPLDVIMCFKHLHAIVI from the exons AT GACCATGAAAGCTGGGCTTGCATACTGCTCTCTTCTTTTCCTTCTTCTGATTGTGGATGTCTCAGGCCAGCGAAAGCCAAAGCCTGTCCGCCCACCTTCCACCAAGAAACCTTCTGCCCCTAAGAAACCTTCCTCCCCTGACCCAAAACCTGAGCTGGAACCCCAAGAACCCACAGACTTTCCCCCTCTGATCCTAGGTCCTCCTTCTGTATTCTCAGACTGCCCCAGAGAGTGTTTTTGCCCCCCATCGTATCCAAATGCCCTGTACTGTGAAAACCGCAACCTCCGGAAGATCCCGATCATCCCATCCCGCACCCACTATCTTTACCTACAGAACAATTACATTGATCAAGTGTCTGCAGACTCCTTCAACAACTGCACTGAGCTTAAGTGGATAAACCTGGGAAACAACCGCATCCGTTCAGTGGAGAAACAAGTATTTGAGAAGTTGCCAAACCTACTCTACCTCTATATGGAGAGGAACCAGCTAAAGGAGGTGCCCAATGACCTGCCGGTTGGTCTGGAGCAGCTTAGACTCAGCCACAATCAAATCTCAAAGATCCCTCCTGGAGCATTTAACAAGATGGAAAATCTTGTACTCCTGGATCTGCATCACAACAGGATTAGTGACAGTGGCTTGAGCAAGAACATCTTCAAAGATCTAAAGAACTTAGTTCAACTCAACCTAGCTCATAACATCCTCAGGAAGATGCCCACTAATGTACCAAACAGCATCTTCCAACTGTTCTTGGACAGAAATAACATTGAGGAGATTCCAAAGGACTACTTCAAGGACTTTGCAAACCTAGCCTTTGTGAGACTTAACTACAACCAGCTTAGTGACAAGGGCCTTCCAAATACGGTGTTCAATGTGAGCTCACTGTTGGATCTGCATTTGGCGCATAACAAGCTGAGCACTGTTCCAATGTTCAACTCTGAGCTGGAGCAACTTCACCTAAACAACAATAACATTGAGA ATGTGAATGGCACAGAGATCTGCCCCTCTAATTCTTACAACCTGCATGATGAGGACAGCGCACCCAAACTAAGATACTTGCGGCTGGATGGTAATCACCTGAGTCCTCCTGTCCCCCTGGATGTCATCATGTGTTTCAAACACCTACACGCCATAGTAATATAG
- the LOC127428286 gene encoding prolargin-like isoform X1, producing MREVTSKRTMKAGLAYCSLLFLLLIVDVSGQRKPKPVRPPSTKKPSAPKKPSSPDPKPELEPQEPTDFPPLILGPPSVFSDCPRECFCPPSYPNALYCENRNLRKIPIIPSRTHYLYLQNNYIDQVSADSFNNCTELKWINLGNNRIRSVEKQVFEKLPNLLYLYMERNQLKEVPNDLPVGLEQLRLSHNQISKIPPGAFNKMENLVLLDLHHNRISDSGLSKNIFKDLKNLVQLNLAHNILRKMPTNVPNSIFQLFLDRNNIEEIPKDYFKDFANLAFVRLNYNQLSDKGLPNTVFNVSSLLDLHLAHNKLSTVPMFNSELEQLHLNNNNIENVNGTEICPSNSYNLHDEDSAPKLRYLRLDGNHLSPPVPLDVIMCFKHLHAIVI from the exons ATGAGGGAAGTAACCAGCAAAAG GACCATGAAAGCTGGGCTTGCATACTGCTCTCTTCTTTTCCTTCTTCTGATTGTGGATGTCTCAGGCCAGCGAAAGCCAAAGCCTGTCCGCCCACCTTCCACCAAGAAACCTTCTGCCCCTAAGAAACCTTCCTCCCCTGACCCAAAACCTGAGCTGGAACCCCAAGAACCCACAGACTTTCCCCCTCTGATCCTAGGTCCTCCTTCTGTATTCTCAGACTGCCCCAGAGAGTGTTTTTGCCCCCCATCGTATCCAAATGCCCTGTACTGTGAAAACCGCAACCTCCGGAAGATCCCGATCATCCCATCCCGCACCCACTATCTTTACCTACAGAACAATTACATTGATCAAGTGTCTGCAGACTCCTTCAACAACTGCACTGAGCTTAAGTGGATAAACCTGGGAAACAACCGCATCCGTTCAGTGGAGAAACAAGTATTTGAGAAGTTGCCAAACCTACTCTACCTCTATATGGAGAGGAACCAGCTAAAGGAGGTGCCCAATGACCTGCCGGTTGGTCTGGAGCAGCTTAGACTCAGCCACAATCAAATCTCAAAGATCCCTCCTGGAGCATTTAACAAGATGGAAAATCTTGTACTCCTGGATCTGCATCACAACAGGATTAGTGACAGTGGCTTGAGCAAGAACATCTTCAAAGATCTAAAGAACTTAGTTCAACTCAACCTAGCTCATAACATCCTCAGGAAGATGCCCACTAATGTACCAAACAGCATCTTCCAACTGTTCTTGGACAGAAATAACATTGAGGAGATTCCAAAGGACTACTTCAAGGACTTTGCAAACCTAGCCTTTGTGAGACTTAACTACAACCAGCTTAGTGACAAGGGCCTTCCAAATACGGTGTTCAATGTGAGCTCACTGTTGGATCTGCATTTGGCGCATAACAAGCTGAGCACTGTTCCAATGTTCAACTCTGAGCTGGAGCAACTTCACCTAAACAACAATAACATTGAGA ATGTGAATGGCACAGAGATCTGCCCCTCTAATTCTTACAACCTGCATGATGAGGACAGCGCACCCAAACTAAGATACTTGCGGCTGGATGGTAATCACCTGAGTCCTCCTGTCCCCCTGGATGTCATCATGTGTTTCAAACACCTACACGCCATAGTAATATAG